A genomic window from Camelina sativa cultivar DH55 chromosome 2, Cs, whole genome shotgun sequence includes:
- the LOC104718706 gene encoding hepatoma-derived growth factor-related protein 2 isoform X1, whose product MVLSRRFAQVSSDEDDDVPITRAKGRNSTSPEQILGKRKKRKTVKLYEEIEEKESERKRKRKGKKGDDYDEDMVTEEEEEETPPEAEEEEEEEEEEKPDDASPVGDSVKVTGKGKGKRTHFLQFEYDGNKYDVEDPVLLVPEDKSQKPYVAIIKDITQTKDGSMMILGQWFYRPEEAEKKGGGNWQSSDTRELFYSFHRDEVPAESVMHRCVVYFVPAHKQLPKRKNNPGFIVRKVYDTVEKKLWKLTDKDYEDSKQHEIDLLVQKTMSQLGDLPDLESEEIFVDQENMLKAKRSFRKANISPVDVRREEDASLKAETPGSGAGISSEHYAILEKFDSLTGDAHRDKCLGKLLEAVQHICYSPENKPVGDDAKMGSNGSHLEHDEKDTKPENGKDEKFLWPDAAVPPVCALENASHASLASDYQKYNQKMRTLVFNLKNTALLARRLLNGELEPAKILNMSPTELKEGLTADETTKKEPDEADRMQMTDARCSRCNQLTVGLRDIIQAGHGDRYQLECVDCGYSWYASRDEVSTLTIGIEKPAQGTEKEDTEKNLTSPRETEKPKDEALKTNDSNADNNPEASKKPE is encoded by the exons atggtGTTGTCTCGGCGATTCGCTCAAGTGTCGAGTGACGAAGACGACGATGTACCGATCACTAGGGCTAAGGGAAGGAACTCGACGAGTCCTGAGCAGATTTTGGGGAAACGGAAGAAGCGTAAGACGGTGAAGCTCTACGAAGAGATAGAAGAGAAGGAATcggagaggaagaggaagagaaaggggAAGAAAGGGGATGATTATGATGAGGATATGgtgacggaggaggaggaggaagaaacgCCTCCGGAGgctgaagaagaggaggaagaagaagaagaagagaagcctGATGATGCGAGTCCGGTTGGTGATTCAGTTAAGGTTACGGGTAAAGGAAAAGGGAAAAGAACTCATTTTTTGCAATTTGAGTATGATGGCAACAAATATGATGTG GAGGATCCGGTGCTGTTGGTTCCTGAGGATAAAAGTCAAAAACCATATGTTGCAATTATTAAG GATATTACGCAAACTAAAGATGGAAGCATGATGATTCTGGGACAGTGGTTTTATCGCCCAGAAGAGGCAGAGAAAAAGGGTGGTGGAAACTGGCAATCGAGTGATACAAGAGAACTGTTCTACAGTTTCCATCGTGATGAAGTGCCAGCAGAATCTGTGATGCACAGATGTGTTGTTTATTTTGTCCCGGCCCATAAACAACTTCCGAAACGCAAAAATAACCCTGGATTTATTGTCCGGAAGGTCTATGATACTGTTGAAAAGAAGCTGTGGAAGCTGACTGACAAAGACTATGAAGACTCTAAACAACATGAAATCGACCTTCTTGTCCAAAAGACGATGTCGCAATTGGGTGATCTTCCGGACCTTGAATCTGAGGAAATTTTTGTTGACCAGGAGAATATGTTGAAGGCGAAAAGATCTTTCCGGAAAGCTAACATAAGTCCTGTTGATGTTAGAAGGGAGGAAGACGCCTCTCTAAAGGCTGAAACTCCTGGAAGTG GTGCGGGTATATCATCAGAGCATTATGCTATCTTAGAGAAGTTTGATTCACTAACAGGTGATGCTCATCGTGACAAGTGTTTGGGAAAGCTTCTGGAGGCAGTCCAACACATATGTTATAGTCCTGAGAACAAACCAGTCGGCGACGACGCAAAGATGGGTTCAAATGGATCCCATCTTGAACATGATGAGAAAGATACAAAGCCTGAAAATGGAAAG GATGAGAAATTTCTCTGGCCAGATGCTGCTGTTCCTCCAGTGTGTGCTCTTGAGAATGCTTCTCATGCGTCTCTTGCATCGGATTATCAGAAATACAACCAAAAGATGAGGACACTGGTTTTCAATCTCAAG AACACCGCACTGCTGGCTAGACGACTGCTCAATGGCGAGTTAGAGCCTGCAAAGATTTTGAACATGTCACCCACTGAGTTAAAG GAGGGTCTAACTGCTGACGAAACAACAAAGAAGGAGCCTGATGAGGCGGATCGCATGCag ATGACTGATGCAAGATGCTCGAGATGCAATCAATTGACAGTGGGCCTGCGGGATATTATCCAAGCTGGGCATGGAGATCGCTATCAG CTGGAGTGTGTTGACTGTGGCTATTCTTGGTACGCCTCAAGGGATGAGGTTTCAACTCTGACAataggcatagaaaaacctGCCCAAGGCACAGAGAAGGAGGATACTGAGAAGAATTTGACCAGTCCTCGTGAAACTGAGAAACCAAAAGACGAAGCCTTGAAGACCAATGACTCAAATGCTGACAACAATCCAGAAGCCTCCAAGAAACCAGAGTAA
- the LOC104718706 gene encoding hepatoma-derived growth factor-related protein 2 isoform X2, producing the protein MVLSRRFAQVSSDEDDDVPITRAKGRNSTSPEQILGKRKKRKTVKLYEEIEEKESERKRKRKGKKGDDYDEDMVTEEEEEETPPEAEEEEEEEEEEKPDDASPVGDSVKVTGKGKGKRTHFLQFEYDGNKYDVEDPVLLVPEDKSQKPYVAIIKDITQTKDGSMMILGQWFYRPEEAEKKGGGNWQSSDTRELFYSFHRDEVPAESVMHRCVVYFVPAHKQLPKRKNNPGFIVRKVYDTVEKKLWKLTDKDYEDSKQHEIDLLVQKTMSQLGDLPDLESEEIFVDQENMLKAKRSFRKANISPVDVRREEDASLKAETPGSGAGISSEHYAILEKFDSLTGDAHRDKCLGKLLEAVQHICYSPENKPVGDDAKMGSNGSHLEHDEKDTKPENGKDEKFLWPDAAVPPVCALENASHASLASDYQKYNQKMRTLVFNLKNTALLARRLLNGELEPAKILNMSPTELKEGLTADETTKKEPDEADRMQMTDARCSRCNQLTVGLRDIIQAGHGDRYQLECVDCGYSWYASRDEVSTLTIGIEKPAQGTEKEDTEKNLTSPRETEKPKDEALKTNDSNADNNPEASKKPE; encoded by the exons atggtGTTGTCTCGGCGATTCGCTCAAGTGTCGAGTGACGAAGACGACGATGTACCGATCACTAGGGCTAAGGGAAGGAACTCGACGAGTCCTGAGCAGATTTTGGGGAAACGGAAGAAGCGTAAGACGGTGAAGCTCTACGAAGAGATAGAAGAGAAGGAATcggagaggaagaggaagagaaaggggAAGAAAGGGGATGATTATGATGAGGATATGgtgacggaggaggaggaggaagaaacgCCTCCGGAGgctgaagaagaggaggaagaagaagaagaagagaagcctGATGATGCGAGTCCGGTTGGTGATTCAGTTAAGGTTACGGGTAAAGGAAAAGGGAAAAGAACTCATTTTTTGCAATTTGAGTATGATGGCAACAAATATGATGTG GAGGATCCGGTGCTGTTGGTTCCTGAGGATAAAAGTCAAAAACCATATGTTGCAATTATTAAG GATATTACGCAAACTAAAGATGGAAGCATGATGATTCTGGGACAGTGGTTTTATCGCCCAGAAGAGGCAGAGAAAAAGGGTGGTGGAAACTGGCAATCGAGTGATACAAGAGAACTGTTCTACAGTTTCCATCGTGATGAAGTGCCAGCAGAATCTGTGATGCACAGATGTGTTGTTTATTTTGTCCCGGCCCATAAACAACTTCCGAAACGCAAAAATAACCCTGGATTTATTGTCCGGAAGGTCTATGATACTGTTGAAAAGAAGCTGTGGAAGCTGACTGACAAAGACTATGAAGACTCTAAACAACATGAAATCGACCTTCTTGTCCAAAAGACGATGTCGCAATTGGGTGATCTTCCGGACCTTGAATCTGAGGAAATTTTTGTTGACCAGGAGAATATGTTGAAGGCGAAAAGATCTTTCCGGAAAGCTAACATAAGTCCTGTTGATGTTAGAAGGGAGGAAGACGCCTCTCTAAAGGCTGAAACTCCTGGAAGTGGTGCGGGTATATCATCAGAGCATTATGCTATCTTAGAGAAGTTTGATTCACTAACAGGTGATGCTCATCGTGACAAGTGTTTGGGAAAGCTTCTGGAGGCAGTCCAACACATATGTTATAGTCCTGAGAACAAACCAGTCGGCGACGACGCAAAGATGGGTTCAAATGGATCCCATCTTGAACATGATGAGAAAGATACAAAGCCTGAAAATGGAAAG GATGAGAAATTTCTCTGGCCAGATGCTGCTGTTCCTCCAGTGTGTGCTCTTGAGAATGCTTCTCATGCGTCTCTTGCATCGGATTATCAGAAATACAACCAAAAGATGAGGACACTGGTTTTCAATCTCAAG AACACCGCACTGCTGGCTAGACGACTGCTCAATGGCGAGTTAGAGCCTGCAAAGATTTTGAACATGTCACCCACTGAGTTAAAG GAGGGTCTAACTGCTGACGAAACAACAAAGAAGGAGCCTGATGAGGCGGATCGCATGCag ATGACTGATGCAAGATGCTCGAGATGCAATCAATTGACAGTGGGCCTGCGGGATATTATCCAAGCTGGGCATGGAGATCGCTATCAG CTGGAGTGTGTTGACTGTGGCTATTCTTGGTACGCCTCAAGGGATGAGGTTTCAACTCTGACAataggcatagaaaaacctGCCCAAGGCACAGAGAAGGAGGATACTGAGAAGAATTTGACCAGTCCTCGTGAAACTGAGAAACCAAAAGACGAAGCCTTGAAGACCAATGACTCAAATGCTGACAACAATCCAGAAGCCTCCAAGAAACCAGAGTAA
- the LOC104718721 gene encoding uncharacterized protein LOC104718721 isoform X1 has product MESEGVSLPLIHEHVMMPLNNLRKGDCCGRCGFTSGGYYCKSCDFFVHRKCVDESPEYIEHSSHAVHPLKLQTKPHKDNICDLCQERIVNLCYRCEICDFDVDLFCAQYQPPWVIAMSEPDGFTRCRDKELLKLDCVANCGRIICYEYYCKKWGLAFHVDCLRNRSSVTKDPSEVNHTYHPLHPLKLYEGKPPEYSDRKCRLCAKKIYFDKLFYHCSFCNFSLDTGCVLKPPPQSVLNLKAHAHQLIFRPRLDSFTCNACGLSGYRCPYICVQCDFMIHQDCLDLPCVININRHEHRVSRTSVLGVVNSVCGVCHQKVDWTWGGYSCQRCPRYVVHSKCATRKDVWNGIELEGVPEEVDDINPYVVIDDNTIQHFSHKEHYLRFHVNGVLCKENKRCRACTHPICLQPFYGCIDCDDFILHQNCAESPTRKRHVLHNERLTLVTGVANFSVCYACQKLCNGFMYQCADKKFDVLCGSISEPFFHPSHLHHPLYYIPSEEGKQCNGCDNNSSSLVLTCIESGCGFVLGFDCATLPQVIKHRVDDHPLSLCYGEKTNGKYWCDICEKEMNLDTWFYTCKDQQASMHTKCVLGDFTGLMPRSTIDYYDISYEVVLNNSVSRPFCRVCESHCMYPINLKMLGTTYHICSLQCAYLAGSRRLKAN; this is encoded by the coding sequence ATGGAATCTGAGGGAGTGTCCCTACCGTTGATCCACGAGCATGTTATGATGCCTTTGAATAATCTGCGGAAAGGTGATTGTTGTGGGCGGTGCGGATTCACCAGTGGTGGCTATTACTGCAAAAGCTGTGACTTCTTTGTTCACAGAAAATGTGTTGACGAGTCCCCTGAATATATTGAACACTCATCTCATGCGGTTCACCCTCTTAAGCTTCAAACTAAACCACACAAAGACAATATATGTGATTTATGCCAAGAGAGGATCGTAAATCTATGCTACCGTTGCGAGATCTGTGACTTCGATGTGGATCTATTCTGTGCCCAGTACCAGCCACCATGGGTTATTGCTATGTCCGAGCCAGATGGGTTCACCCGTTGCAGGGACAAGGAGCTGTTGAAGTTAGATTGCGTTGCTAATTGTGGTAGGATTATTTGTTATGAGTATTATTGCAAAAAGTGGGGTTTAGCCTTCCATGTGGATTGTTTAAGGAATCGGTCGTCGGTGACAAAAGACCCGTCAGAGGTAAACCACACTTACCATCCCTTACACCCTCTTAAGCTCTACGAAGGTAAACCACCGGAATATTCTGATAGAAAATGTCGTCTTTGCGCAAAAAAGATATACTTTGATAAATTGTTTTATCATTGTTCTTTTTGCAACTTCAGCTTGGATACGGGATGTGTTTTAAAACCACCCCCACAATCTGTTCTTAATTTGAAAGCTCATGCTCACCAACTCATCTTCCGTCCACGACTCGATTCTTTTACATGTAATGCTTGCGGGTTGAGTGGATATCGATGCCCTTACATATGTGTTCAATGTGATTTCATGATACATCAAGACTGTCTTGACCTTCCGTGCGTCATAAACATTAATCGGCATGAACACCGTGTTTCGCGCACTTCTGTTCTTGGTGTAGTCAATTCTGTATGTGGAGTTTGTCACCAGAAGGTGGATTGGACTTGGGGCGGGTATTCTTGTCAAAGGTGTCCTCGCTATGTCGTTCATTCAAAATGTGCTACTAGAAAGGATGTGTGGAATGGGATAGAACTCGAAGGAGTACCTGAAGAGGTGGACGATATAAATCCATATGTGGTAATAGATGACAACACAATCCAACATTTCAGCCACAAAGAGCATTACCTAAGATTCCACGTTAATGGTGTTCTCTGCAAGGAAAACAAGCGATGCCGTGCTTGCACCCATCCCATATGTCTCCAACCCTTCTATGGATGCATTGATTGTGACGATTTCATTCTTCACCAAAACTGCGCTGAATCTCCTACAAGGAAACGACATGTGCTACACAATGAACGGCTTACTTTAGTTACAGGCGTGGCCAATTTCTCTGTGTGTTATGCTTGTCAAAAATTGTGCAATGGTTTTATGTACCAATGTGCGGATAAGAAGTTTGATGTTCTGTGCGGATCAATTTCGGAGCCGTTTTTCCATCCAAGCCATCTCCATCATCCCTTATATTACATTCCATCAGAGGAAGGAAAACAATGCAACGGTTGCGACAACAATTCTTCATCTCTTGTTCTTACGTGCATTGAAAGTGGTTGTGGATTTGTGTTAGGCTTCGATTGTGCCACGTTACCACAAGTGATAAAGCATAGAGTAGATGATCATCCTCTCTCACTATGCTATGGCGAAAAGACAAATGGTAAATACTGGTGTGATATTTGTGAGAAAGAAATGAATCTGGATACGTGGTTCTACACGTGTAAAGATCAACAAGCAAGTATGCATACAAAGTGCGTGCTAGGAGACTTTACTGGGCTCATGCCAAGAAGCACAATCGATTATTATGACATATCATACGAGGTGGTGCTCAATAATAGTGTATCTCGCCCATTTTGCAGGGTGTGTGAGTCTCATTGCATGTACCCTATCAACTTGAAGATGCTTGGAACTACGTATCACATTTGCTCTTTACAATGCGCATATCTTGCAGGATCCAGAAGACTAAAAGCAAACTGA
- the LOC104718721 gene encoding uncharacterized protein LOC104718721 isoform X2 — translation MESEGVSLPLIHEHVMMPLNNLRKGDCCGRCGFTSGGYYCKSCDFFVHRKCVDESPEYIEHSSHAVHPLKLQTKPHKDNICDLCQERIVNLCYRCEICDFDVDLFCAQYQPPWVIAMSEPDGFTRCRDKELLKLDCVANCGRIICYEYYCKKWGLAFHVDCLRNRSSVTKDPSEVNHTYHPLHPLKLYEAWIRDVF, via the exons ATGGAATCTGAGGGAGTGTCCCTACCGTTGATCCACGAGCATGTTATGATGCCTTTGAATAATCTGCGGAAAGGTGATTGTTGTGGGCGGTGCGGATTCACCAGTGGTGGCTATTACTGCAAAAGCTGTGACTTCTTTGTTCACAGAAAATGTGTTGACGAGTCCCCTGAATATATTGAACACTCATCTCATGCGGTTCACCCTCTTAAGCTTCAAACTAAACCACACAAAGACAATATATGTGATTTATGCCAAGAGAGGATCGTAAATCTATGCTACCGTTGCGAGATCTGTGACTTCGATGTGGATCTATTCTGTGCCCAGTACCAGCCACCATGGGTTATTGCTATGTCCGAGCCAGATGGGTTCACCCGTTGCAGGGACAAGGAGCTGTTGAAGTTAGATTGCGTTGCTAATTGTGGTAGGATTATTTGTTATGAGTATTATTGCAAAAAGTGGGGTTTAGCCTTCCATGTGGATTGTTTAAGGAATCGGTCGTCGGTGACAAAAGACCCGTCAGAGGTAAACCACACTTACCATCCCTTACACCCTCTTAAGCTCTACGAAG CTTGGATACGGGATGTGTTTTAA